The genomic segment aaaaataataatataatacttggtCGTATGATAGTATGATACCACTGACCAATAGGTATATACGTATAGTAATaagtactaataactaataaataaaacggtCCTTAAGACCAAAACAGAACagtatgatacaataataatatataaaacactcACGGTTTGTCGGTGCTCTGCTGGCCAGCCGCTACctaagctatataataataacaaataataattNNNNNNNNNNNNNNNNNNNNNNNNNNNNNNNNNNNNNNNNNNNNNNNNNNNNNNNNNNNNNNNNNNNNNNNNNNNNNNNNNNNNNNNNNNNNNNNNNNNNNNNNNNNNNNNNNNNNNNNNNNNNNNNNNNNNNNNNNNNNNNNNNNNNNNNNNNNNNNNNNNNNNNNNNNNNNNNNNNNNNNNNNNNNNNNNNNNNNNNNNNNNNNNNNNNNNNNNNNNNNNNNNNNNNNNNNNNNNNNNNNNNNNNNNNNNNNNNNNNNNNNNNNNNNNNNNNNNNNNNNNNNNNNNNNNNNNNNNNNNNNNNNNNNNNNNNNNNNNNNNNNNNNNNNNNNNCAGCGATAgcgcatgtatataataataattagacgcGTGACGGTCGTACGCCTTTGGGTCAGCGAACAGTACTGCTTAATTATTTGTGGTGGCCGTGTAATCTGTACATAGAGCGGTGAGCCATCGGCGACCggttttacatattacataataattcacaaagacatatttataacaaaaaattaaacaatataaataataatcaactggTAGGGATGcgcgtatatgtgtgtgtgtgtgtgattacGGCgagatataataattgtgttgttGCATTTTGGGCGGCAACATTTCTCCCCCCGTGAAAATGGTAATTTTCAGGAATCTTCAAACTCTTTCTCGACTGGCAGCAGACATAATTTGAGGACTGGCCTTTTCGTCTCTGTACCATTAGCAGTTCGTATGGTGACCACTCGGATATGACCGTCCCTTCCTGGGTGTAGACATGTTATGCGTGCCATCTTCCACTTGCATGGAGCCATGTTGTCTTCCCTTACAATTACGACATCGCCGACTGCTAATGGCTTGGTTGCCGTAGTCCATTTTCCTCTGACCTGCAGCTGAGGCAAGTATTCCGAGGTCCATCTTGTCCAAAAAGACTGCATGAGTGCTTGTACTAACTTCCACCTTCGAAGCCCACTTATTTGCTGAGATGTTAAATCTGGTTCCGGAGGCAACGTGATTGGACCCCCTATTAGGAAGTGAGCAGGGGTGAGCGGTTCTAAATCGTCTGGGCAGCTACTCAATGGTGTAAGAGGGCGAGAGTTTAGACACGCTTCAATTTGACAGAGTAGAGTCTGCAGTTCGCTGAGTGTCAAATGTGCATCCTTGACAATTCTTGTTAAATGATGCTTCGCACTTTTAACGCAGCTTTCCCAAATTCCTCCGAAATGTGGGGTGGAAGGCGGGTTAAAATGCCAATTGATGTCTTCGGCAGCCGACAGTGATTCTATGCCCTTTGTAAATGTTGTTAGTTCTCGTCTAGCTCCAACGAAATTGGTACCGTTATCACTCCAGATTTTATCAGGTTTTCCTCTCCTGGAACAGAATCTTCGAAGTGAGGCAATAAACGCACTGGATGTTAAATCCTCAACTGCTTCTATATGCGCTGCCTTGGTAGAAAAGCAGACAAATATTGCTATCCAAGCTTTCTTGCCAGGTCTCCCGCGGATTCCGCTTCGTATTGTCAATGGGCCAGCGAAATCAACGCCTGTATTTGTAAAAGGACGTGTACAAGTAACTCTTTGTTTTGGCAATGGTGCCATCAATGGATGTTGGAACCTTGGTTTTGCTCGGACACAGTCAACACAACGCTTGACTACCGATCTTGCTGTGAGCCTTCCCCGCACAGGCCAATATTGACGTCTTACGTCTGCTAAAAGAGCTAATGGACCACAATGCAGTAAGCTGCGATGACGTTCTGTAAAAATTAGACGAGTTACTCTATGGTCAGCAGGAAGAATAATTGGTGTTCTTTGCTCTTCTGTTATCATGGCATACTCTAACCGGCCTCCGACGACTAATAACTTGTTCTTTAAAAAGGGATTCAAGGACTTCAACTTACTGCGGTGAGACACATTTTTATGTTGTTGTAATGCTGCTATTTCCTTACCAAATGCTTCTTCTTGCGCTGTCTGGAGTAAAGCTCTTTGAGCGGCTCTGAGGTTTTGAACAGTGAGATACTTAGCCGTTGGCCTTTCTCTTTTTGACCCaacatattcaataaattttaaaatccatcCAACTGCACGTACAAGTCTGGGCCAGCTAGAATAACTGTTGACCAAGTCTTTGATCGGGCTCGTTGCTAGCAGCGCCAAACGGAACGGTCGTTGTTCAGGAAGTTCAGCTTTTAGTATTGGTTGTATGGGTGTGGTATCCCAACAATCGGTTGATTGAGATAACCAAAAAGGGCCATGCCACCAGATCGTTGATGTGCTTAGCTCTTGAGCTCTTATTCCACGGGAGATTATGTCAGCAGGGTTTTCATTTGTCTTTACATGTCGCCATTGAGAAGGACTGGAGACCTCTATTATTTGTGTGACTCTATTCGATACATATGTTTTTAACCGACTAGAGTCGCTATTCAACCAGGATAATACAACCATGGAATCAGTCCAGAGTTGAAATTCTAGCGGGTTTATTTTCCATGCATCAGAGATCTTGACAACCAATTGTACTAGCAAATGTGCTCCATTTAGCTCTAAGCGCGGGATAGTTATACCTTTGAGTGGAGCTACTCGAGTTTTCGAACACAACAATTGTGAATGCCAAATCCCATCATGTCCTAACGATCGGACATAAATACAAGCCCCATAAGCCTCTAACGATGCATCACAGAAACcatgcatttcaattttttgactTATGCTAAATATACCTTTTCGTGGTATTGACAAGTTCTTGAGAATTTGTAAATCTTCGTAGTTTGAACACCATTTTCTTTGAAGGTCCTCTTGTAATGGAGTATCCCAATCAATTTTCAATTGCCATAGTTGCTTGAGGAATATTTTTCCCTTGACGAGTACCGGTGTCAGAAAACCTAACGGGtcaaaaattctatttaattgTGATAACAATGTTCTTTTAGTGAGTTTGCAGTTTTCTGGCACATCTGTTATTTGGAAGTGGAATTCATCAGCGATTGGCTTCCAACACAGTCCCAAGGATTTGACAGTGTCATcgtcatttatatttaaagtgaAGAGTGGGTCTTGCTCTTCCTTGCTTATACACTGTAGCACAGCAACAAATGGTTTGAACATTATACACAAAAAACGTTTTAACTCTAGTACTATACTATTCTCTAGTATAGTACTTATAGTAGAATTTATGCCATGCGAGATATAatctatacacttattataatgaaatatttatttttatttagagtgTAGAACAAATTTGTTCAACAAATACATTACTtataagtcaaattatttattaatgtataaaacactTAAACATTAATAgtcattttcaagtattttaaaataataactctaaagaaaaaagaaaaccagaaagttcaaaatgtataaaatgtataaaatgtataaaatataataattatattatttatgtttagggTACGGAGCACAACGGTAATGTTTAACAGTCCGAATTGTGAACCCACTTTCTCTTTTTTATAGTtgtgattatattgtatagaaatgACTAGTCTTTTAATTTTCATCattgtgttgtttttatttttagagaattTGCAATTGTAACGTCAAAATGAAAAACTATAATCATGTAACAACATTAACAACATTAGAAAACAATTCTTCACTCTAGAAAATTAGAATTGGTGCAGACtgaattttcacaaattattacattaaataataaataatacaaatatttacaatcgGTTAGATATggtaaaattatactaaaaagtCACCATTTGAAATGAAGGGAAgacaatcattattttaaaatcgtctaataattatatcaagaTCTGCTATTATTAGAATCATTGTTGATGAACTTATCTTATTatctataaagtaatattacaaTTCACATGACACATACCTACTTGCATAtatgatagttataatttataacacaatataaactCATTTCGATAAAGTAAttagtgataagtgataacaatgAATATCAACActcagtaatataataatatatctgctatattatacacgcgaTATACCAATACGACACTATGACGTAtatgaaaacatatattatgtataaataagttTAGCGATTCACATTGTTTCTAtggttaaataaaactattataaaataagcacAACAGGCGTACACtgcaaaatagtattaaaaaatactctattttcaggtatttatttttgttaaccaaacatgattttttttcttaatcatttataactaaaataaaatttctataagtaagtaatttttatcGCTCTTtcaatactttattaattattacccgaaaggtaaatttatttttctgtttcctagaataataaagaatttaagATGGCTGATGGTGAAAAGTTAAGACGTAAGATGATTTTTCCATATACATTCACATCTAAGGTTGTACAGTTTCCGTTCAAACTACACTTCAAGAAACATTGGATGTTCCCATGGTTCATTGGAGCAACTGTAATTGTTTCACCCATATTTTATCTTCTTCAGAAAGCTGCCAACTCTGAAGCTAATGTTAAGTTATGGGCCGAGAAAAGGAGGAAAGAAGAGGAACATTACAAACATAAGTGGGGTTAGACAAGATTGTCTAACCCTTAATCANNNNNNNNNNNNNNNNNNNNNNNNNNNNNNNNNNNNNNNNNNNNNNNNNNCATTTTGGGCGGCAACATTCTCCCCCCCGTGAAAATGGTAATTTTCAGGAATCTTCAAACTCTTTCTCGACTGGCAGCAGACATAATTTGAGGACTGGCCTTTTCGTCTCTGTACCATTAGCAGTTCGTATGGTGACCACTCGGATATGACCGTCCCTTCCTGGGTGTAGACATGTTATGCGTGCCATCTTCCACTTGCATGGAGCCATGTTGTCTTCCCTTACAATTACGACATCGCCGACTGCTAATGGCTTGGTTGCCGTAGTCCATTTTCCTCTGACCTGCAGCTGAGGCAAGTATTCCGAGGTCCATCTTGTCCAAAAAGACTGCATGAGTGCTTGTACTAACTTCCACCTTCGAAGCCCACTTATTTGCTGAGATGTTAAATCTGGTTCCGGAGGCAACGTGATTGGACCCCCTATTAGGAAGTGAGCAGGGGTGAGCGGTTCTAAATCGTCTGGGCAGCTACTCAATGGTGTAAGAGGGCGAGAGTTTAGACACGCTTCAATTTGACAGAGTAGAGTCTGCAGTTCGCTGAGTGTCAAATGTGCATCCTTGACAATTCTTGTTAAATGATGCTTCGCACTTTTAACGCAGCTTTCCCAAATTCCTCCGAAATGTGGGGTGGAAGGCGGGTTAAAATGCCAATTGATGTCTTCGGCAGCCGACAGTGATTCTATGCCCTTTGTAAATGTTGTTAGTTCTCGTCTAGCTCCAACGAAATTGGTACCGTTATCACTCCAGATTTTATCAGGTTTTCCTCTCCTGGAACAGAATCTTCGAAGTGAGGCAATAAACGCACTGGATGTTAAATCCTCAACTGTTTCTATATGCGCAGACAAATATTGCTATCCAAGCTTTCTTGCCAGGTCTCCCGCGGATTCCGCTTCGTATTGTCAATGGGCCAGCGAA from the Acyrthosiphon pisum isolate AL4f chromosome X, pea_aphid_22Mar2018_4r6ur, whole genome shotgun sequence genome contains:
- the LOC103308619 gene encoding uncharacterized protein LOC103308619, translating into MFKPFVAVLQCISKEEQDPLFTLNINDDDTVKSLGLCWKPIADEFHFQITDVPENCKLTKRTLLSQLNRIFDPLGFLTPVLVKGKIFLKQLWQLKIDWDTPLQEDLQRKWCSNYEDLQILKNLSIPRKGIFSISQKIEMHGFCDASLEAYGACIYVRSLGHDGIWHSQLLCSKTRVAPLKGITIPRLELNGAHLLVQLVVKISDAWKINPLEFQLWTDSMVVLSWLNSDSSRLKTYVSNRVTQIIEVSSPSQWRHVKTNENPADIISRGIRAQELSTSTIWWHGPFWLSQSTDCWDTTPIQPILKAELPEQRPFRLALLATSPIKDLVNSYSSWPRLVRAVGWILKFIEYVGSKRERPTAKYLTVQNLRAAQRALLQTAQEEAFGKEIAALQQHKNVSHRSKLKSLNPFLKNKLLVVGGRLEYAMITEEQRTPIILPADHRVTRLIFTERHRSLLHCGPLALLADVRRQYWPVRGRLTARSVVKRCVDCVRAKPRFQHPLMAPLPKQRVTCTRPFTNTGVDFAGPLTIRSGIRGRPGKKAWIAIFVCFSTKAAHIEAVEDLTSSAFIASLRRFCSRRGKPDKIWSDNGTNFVGARRELTTFTKGIESLSAAEDINWHFNPPSTPHFGGIWESCVKSAKHHLTRIVKDAHLTLSELQTLLCQIEACLNSRPLTPLSSCPDDLEPLTPAHFLIGGPITLPPEPDLTSQQISGLRRWKLVQALMQSFWTRWTSEYLPQLQVRGKWTTATKPLAVGDVVIVREDNMAPCKWKMARITCLHPGRDGHIRVVTIRTANGTETKRPVLKLCLLPVEKEFEDS